The genomic DNA CAGAGCAAGCATGGCGTTCTGCTTGCCTGAGAGGCGCTGGCCCACGTGCTCGGTAAGcttttggagcaggggaaacgcGTGTgcgctggtggtggtgggcggcggcggcggcggcaagGCGGTGGCAAGCTGGGAGCCACGGTCTTGCCAGGCAAGGCTGTGTCGGTGGATGCTGTGCTTGGGATGGTGGCAGAGCGCGCGGTGATTCGGCGTACCGAGGTGCCGTCGCTGCAGGAGGTAGGCTGATGTCGGAGGTGCGTGGCTGGAGCTTGCGTGCGTTGCCCTGGACTAGAATAGGTGGTGCGGCAAGGTGTTTTCGAGCAGCGCAACGGGAGAGTTGTCGTGACGAACGCCCGAAGCGTCAAGAGCAGCGGACCTCGGCCCAATCCAAGCGATCTCTGGCGTGCCTCTCCTTCGTAGAAGCATCGAGCGGTTTTTGGGTTGGGagcgacctttaaaggtcgccTGGTCCACCCTGCCAGCAATGAGCATGGATATCTTCAACTCGAtggggttgctcagagccccgtcccacccgaccttgaatgtttctggggctggggcatcgaccacctcgtggttggggggtggggggtgggcaacctgtgccggcGCTTCGCCAGCCTCATGGTAAAACgtgtcttccttctctctgttgcgAATCTCCCCCcgttttagtttaaacccctgagcccttgtcctatcgctagaggccctgctaaaaagtctgtccccatctttcttgcgAGCCCCCCGTAAGTAGGGAAAGGCCGCCAGAAGGTGTCCCCGGCGCCTTCTCTTGTGCAGGCTGAAGAAGGCCAAGTCTCTCAGCCGGTCCTCGTCGGAGAGGTGTTCCACCCCTCTGACGGTGtttgtggccctgctctggacccgctccaacagGCCCGTGTCTCCCTGGTActgagggctggggagctgctgatcATCGGTCGGTCTGAAGCGGGGATGGGAGGTGGAAGATGCTGAGGAGACAAGGGCCGACGAGGTGCTTCTGAGGACGGTGGTTAAACCCTGGGAGAGGTTTTCCAGAGCGGTGGAGGACAGTGCCTCCTTGGGGAGGAGGCGCCCGAGAGAAGAGCGGGCACGGGCCGTGGCGAGCCCCTGTTTGGAGCGAGTAGGGGTTGAGTGGAGGtcgcttccccccaccccaaaggctGGTTGGCGTGCTTCTGAGACGAGAGGCGCTGTTGAGCTTTTTGCCAGaggcctttattttctgtcgaATAAATAGGTGAATAAATAGATCGACGccattgtcaaaataaataggCCGAGTTCCATAATAAATAGGGGAGCAGTCAGGGGAGGCTCAGGGTGCAGGGCCGTTCTGTCAGGGGCTCCTGCCCCTGGGCGAGGGGAGGAGGCGGGAggacagaggtggggagggattGGGTGGCGGTCCAGAAGCGGTGGTGGGGGTGCGTGGGGCCGTTGGGCTAACTGCGCGTGTCGCGGGTGAGGCGGTGGAGGTGTTGTAAGCAGGCGCGAGCTTCAAGGCGGACGTGGTCCCAGGCGCAGGCGCTGTGGTTGTGGGCGTGGAGGAGGTCGTGGATGCGGCTGAAGTACTTGTCGATGCTGAGCAGCCGGTTGCGGGGCCCTTGCCTTTTGAAGCGCGTCCCGTTGGCTGGCAGgcattgctggagctgctggatgtgGTGGTGGAGGTTGTTGAGGAGTAGGTGGCGTGCCTGGGCGTCCCAGTGGCGgggggtgctgtggctgctgagggtgtcgaagaggtgctggaggatgtggagggcggtggcggcgccTTGGTTCGTGTGGTTGTCGTGGAGGAGGGTGTCGGGGAAGGATggcggctgctggtggtggcagggctgtggcggGCTGGGAGCCATGGCCTGGAGGAGGTTGAGGCTGTCCCAGGTGAGGGTGGCGTGGCGTGGCCGCAGGTGGTGGCAGGCGAGGGCGGTGGCGAGAGCcgtcaggaggagcaggagcgccGGGGCGCCgtgccgcgggcagggctgtggggttgcGTGCGCAgccatggtggggctgtgtgcgCTGCGTGGGTGGTGCTGGGCGGGAGCCTGGTCGGGCTTGGTGGCGGTGCGGGTGGGCGCTGTGCTTGGGGTGCTGCTAGGTGGCCGGCTTTATGCGGTGCCGCGGCTTTCCCTTCCTCGCTTTCCGATTGCAGCGAGTTTCTGGTTGCGTTCTCAGTTTTGGCTGGCGGCTGTGGTATTCTTGGGGAAGTGTGTTGGTGGGGCGGCCgtgcttggggagggagggatggcggTCGGTGGCGGTGCTTTGCTGGTGGTGTGTTGGGGTTGGGTTGGCTGTAGTGGTTGAGTAGGGGATGCGAAagcgctggctggggcagagccctcgggggcagctgtgccggggaggggtgTCAGGGTTTCCCTGTTGCTGCCTCTGTTGTGGGGCTGAAGTTTCCCTTCCTGGCCAAGTGTCTCTTTCCGTCTGTCGTGCCCTGGTGTTGGTTgtggtctgttttccttttgcttgtggctcgcctttgctttcatcttagct from Grus americana isolate bGruAme1 unplaced genomic scaffold, bGruAme1.mat scaffold_487, whole genome shotgun sequence includes the following:
- the LOC129200777 gene encoding interferon-like — its product is MAAHATPQPCPRHGAPALLLLLTALATALACHHLRPRHATLTWDSLNLLQAMAPSPPQPCHHQQPPSFPDTLLHDNHTNQGAATALHILQHLFDTLSSHSTPRHWDAQARHLLLNNLHHHIQQLQQCLPANGTRFKRQGPRNRLLSIDKYFSRIHDLLHAHNHSACAWDHVRLEARACLQHLHRLTRDTRS